In Sodalis ligni, a single genomic region encodes these proteins:
- the def gene encoding peptide deformylase, producing MPVLQVLHYPDERLRIVAKPVKEVNDAIRRIVDDMFETMYVEEGIGLAATQVNIHQRIIVIDVSETHDQRHVLINPELLSKSGETGIEEGCLSIPDQRGFVPRAEKVTVRALNREGESFELEADGLLAICIQHEMDHLVGKLFVDYLSPLKRQRIRQKMEKMAKINARAEK from the coding sequence ATGCCAGTATTGCAGGTATTACATTATCCAGATGAGCGGCTTCGCATTGTTGCGAAACCGGTAAAAGAAGTTAATGACGCTATTCGCCGTATTGTGGATGATATGTTTGAAACCATGTACGTCGAAGAGGGAATTGGCCTGGCCGCAACCCAGGTCAATATACATCAGCGTATTATCGTCATAGATGTATCGGAGACCCATGATCAGCGTCATGTCTTGATAAACCCTGAGCTGCTGAGCAAAAGCGGCGAGACCGGGATTGAGGAAGGGTGCCTGTCGATCCCCGATCAACGGGGTTTTGTGCCCCGGGCCGAAAAAGTGACAGTGCGTGCGCTGAATCGGGAAGGAGAGTCATTCGAGCTTGAAGCGGACGGGCTGTTGGCCATTTGTATCCAGCATGAGATGGACCATCTGGTAGGTAAATTGTTTGTCGACTATCTTTCGCCCTTAAAGCGTCAGCGTATACGTCAGAAAATGGAAAAGATGGCGAAGATCAACGCCCGCGCCGAAAAATAA
- a CDS encoding DUF494 family protein, whose product MFDVLMYLFETYIHNEVEMRVDQDKLTDDLTRAGFHQDDIYNALNWLEKLADLQDGQSKTFTMSADPLALRIYTDEESQFLDTECRGFLLFLEQIQVLNLETREMVIDRVMALDAAEFDLEDLKWVILMVLFNIPGYENAYQQMEDLVFEEDENHLH is encoded by the coding sequence ATGTTCGACGTACTAATGTACTTGTTTGAGACATATATCCACAATGAAGTCGAAATGCGTGTGGATCAAGATAAGTTGACCGATGATTTAACCCGTGCGGGTTTTCATCAGGATGACATTTATAACGCGCTGAACTGGTTGGAGAAACTGGCTGATTTACAGGATGGGCAAAGCAAAACCTTTACGATGAGTGCCGATCCGCTCGCTTTACGTATTTATACCGATGAAGAGAGCCAGTTCCTGGATACGGAATGTCGTGGATTCTTACTGTTTCTTGAACAGATTCAGGTGCTGAACCTTGAAACCCGTGAAATGGTTATCGATCGCGTCATGGCCCTGGATGCCGCTGAGTTTGATCTGGAAGATCTCAAATGGGTTATCCTGATGGTGCTTTTTAATATCCCAGGATATGAAAATGCATACCAGCAAATGGAAGATCTCGTATTTGAGGAAGATGAAAACCATCTGCATTAA
- the dprA gene encoding DNA-protecting protein DprA, which produces MTLMEIWMRLAAVKGLNGAKAFECLSQLPLSADFDRQGALFAYLTPRQRQRFHQYPSANIEAALRWLEHPGHHFVSFSDEAYPHRLRNLACPPPALFVKGDIGCLNSKQLAMVGSRRYTVYGEQWGSCFAAALSRCGLTITSGLALGIDGISHRAALDAKGRTVAVLGSGLQNVYPAQHHKLAERIVGEGGALVSEFVLDAAPLASHFPYRNRIISGLSLGVLVVEAAARSGSLVTARYALDQGKDVYALPGPLGNSGTEGTHWLIQQGAYLITQPKEILDQLGSGLNWLTLEQDKIIYAAEREVELPFADVLANVGDEVTPVDVVAERAGQPVPEVVIKLLELELAGWIAVVPGGYVRLRRAGHVRRTNVLV; this is translated from the coding sequence ATGACGTTAATGGAAATATGGATGCGCCTGGCGGCGGTAAAGGGCTTGAATGGCGCAAAGGCGTTTGAATGTCTGTCACAATTGCCGCTCTCCGCTGACTTTGATCGGCAAGGGGCGCTTTTTGCCTACCTTACTCCTCGCCAGCGCCAGCGATTTCATCAGTATCCTTCCGCCAATATCGAAGCTGCGCTTCGCTGGCTGGAGCATCCCGGCCACCATTTTGTCAGCTTTTCCGATGAGGCTTATCCCCACCGGCTTCGAAATCTCGCCTGTCCGCCTCCCGCGCTGTTTGTCAAAGGAGATATTGGCTGCCTGAACTCAAAGCAGCTGGCCATGGTCGGCAGCCGCCGCTATACGGTATACGGGGAGCAGTGGGGATCCTGTTTTGCCGCGGCGCTGTCCCGGTGCGGTCTCACCATTACCAGCGGGCTGGCGCTGGGCATCGATGGTATCAGCCATCGTGCGGCATTGGACGCCAAGGGGCGTACCGTCGCGGTATTGGGCAGCGGGCTGCAGAACGTCTATCCGGCGCAGCACCATAAGCTCGCCGAGCGTATCGTTGGGGAGGGCGGCGCGCTGGTTTCGGAGTTTGTTTTGGACGCGGCGCCTCTGGCGAGCCATTTCCCCTATCGTAACCGGATCATCAGCGGGCTGAGCCTCGGGGTGCTGGTGGTGGAGGCCGCCGCCAGAAGCGGCTCGCTGGTTACCGCGCGATATGCCCTCGACCAGGGCAAGGATGTCTATGCCTTGCCCGGTCCGCTCGGCAATTCCGGTACCGAAGGAACCCATTGGCTGATTCAGCAGGGCGCTTATCTGATTACGCAGCCAAAAGAAATCCTGGATCAGCTCGGCAGCGGCCTGAATTGGCTGACTTTGGAGCAGGATAAAATTATTTATGCGGCAGAACGCGAAGTTGAATTGCCATTTGCCGATGTGTTGGCTAACGTAGGAGATGAGGTTACACCTGTTGACGTCGTCGCTGAACGTGCCGGCCAACCTGTGCCAGAGGTAGTGATTAAGCTGCTTGAGCTGGAGTTAGCAGGATGGATCGCAGTTGTACCCGGCGGCTATGTCCGTTTAAGGAGGGCAGGCCATGTTCGACGTACTAATGTACTTGTTTGA